The following are encoded in a window of Dromaius novaehollandiae isolate bDroNov1 chromosome 11, bDroNov1.hap1, whole genome shotgun sequence genomic DNA:
- the AGTR2 gene encoding type-2 angiotensin II receptor, with protein sequence MKSAASTRISSRTFLSTSVNMQSNYSLVITTRETLQVLYTALTNTSAALRAPPPCPLTSSDYQFSLIPALFSVVFVLGLVGNSVVVVVLCRQSGPKTVANIYIFNLAMADLLCLATLPFWATYYAHGYNWLFGSLMCKISSSVLCLNMFASTFFITCMSLDRYRAIVHPIRSQRRTLQQAYVIALVVWSLACFSSLPTFYFRDTHYIKSLGVNACIMAFPHENYAKWSVGTAFLKNALGFFIPLAVITTCYIWIRRHLLKAQEFGKNKQKMDKVLKLVAAVVVAFLICWLPFHILTFLDALAHMNIINDCAVTGIIDMALPFGICLAFANSCINPLLYCFIGNQFQEKLHHLFKRRVYQFNSHRESSSLRKGSCFRDAETLGGGGEGPEPTR encoded by the coding sequence ATGAAGAGTGCTGCTAGCACACGAATTTCCAGCAGAACGTTTCTTTCCACCAGTGTCAACATGCAGAGCAACTACTCCCTGGTCATCACCACCAGAGAGACTCTCCAGGTCCTCTACACGGCGCTGACCAACACGTCGGctgccctccgcgcgcctcctcCCTGCCCGCTTACCTCTTCTGACTATCAATTCTCATTAATTCCGGCGCTCTTCTCCGTAGTTTTTGTTCTGGGGTTGGTTGGCAAcagtgtggtggtggtggtactCTGTCGTCAAAGCGGCCCCAAAACAGTTGCTAATATCTACATTTTCAACCTGGCCATGGCGGATTTGCTGTGCCTTGCCACCCTCCCCTTCTGGGCTACCTATTACGCACATGGATACAACTGGCTTTTTGGATCTCTCATGTGCAAAATCTCCAGCTCGGTCCTGTGCCTGAACATGTTTGCAAGTACATTTTTCATCACCTGCATGAGTTTGGACCGGTACCGTGCTATTGTCCACCCTATTCGCTCTCAAAGGAGAACTCTGCAGCAGGCATATGTTATAGCACTGGTTGTGTGGAGCCTGGCctgtttctcctccctccccactttTTATTTCCGTGACACGCACTACATTAAAAGCCTGGGGGTAAATGCTTGTATTATGGCCTTTCCTCATGAGAATTATGCAAAATGGTCTGTGGGAACAGCCTTCCTGAAAAATGCACTCGGTTTCTTCATCCCCTTGGCAGTGATCACCACGTGCTACATCTGGATCAGGAGGCACTTGCTAAAAGCACAGGAGTTtgggaaaaacaagcagaaaatggaCAAAGTCTTAAAGCTGGTGGCTGCCGTTGTTGTGGCCTTCCTGATTTGCTGGCTCCCGTTCCACATTTTAACATTTCTGGATGCGCTGGCTCATATGAACATCATTAATGACTGTGCCGTGACTGGCATCATCGACATGGCGCTGCCCTTTGGCATCTGCCTGGCATTTGCCAACAGCTGCATCAACCCTTTACTGTACTGCTTTATCGGGAACCAGTTCCAGGAGAAGCTCCACCACTTGTTCAAACGCCGGGTTTACCAGTTCAACAGCCATCGAGAGAGCTCCTCTTTGCGAAAAGGGAGCTGCTTCAGAGACGCCGAGACCCTGGGGGGTGGCGGAGAGGGGCCTGAGCCCACGCGGTAG
- the LOC112989713 gene encoding nyctalopin-like codes for MFFLVILVFTCAAKAGLGANISDPCPSVCKCTPEAIIRCNRAGLSALPAEIAASTVSLNLSNNYLRILSPNAFGNLTSLHSLWLDGNSLSFLAPGTFLALGQLRELHLSGNSRLTSLHPNAFRGLRNLASLDLSHCRIFEIHPLLFSHLPSLERLDLASNNMRYVPRAFGNLSSLATLSLEGNHIEALGRDSLRDLEALYELNLRRNRIWIIQTGAFAKLLRLGVLNLGHNHIADLPNRLFDGLIQLKTLHLEANRLTGVGCAFRQLPNLRSLYLNNNQLSSISPSAFARLTKLRFLHLNKNNLSSLPARLLAQLPGLKHVFLAHNPWQCGCGLLWVSRRAASSGGTVEGLPCALRPGASAACPPPPELGPEDECGAADAGGTPGPRARPGRLLPAVVACLAWGLARSDASPAAF; via the coding sequence ATGTTCTTTCTCGTTATATTGGTATTTACTTGTGCGGCAAAAGCTGGACTGGGTGCGAATATCTCCGATCCATGCCCGAGCGTGTGCAAATGCACACCTGAAGCGATCATCCGCTGCAACAGAGCCGGGCTGAGCGCCCTCCCTGCAGAAATAGCCGCCTCCACCGTCTCTCTCAACCTCTCCAATAACTATTTGCGGATCCTGAGCCCCAACGCGTTCGGAAACCTGACGTCCCTGCACAGCCTCTGGCTGGATGGGAACAGCCTGTCTTTCCTGGCGCCGGGGACCTTCCTGGCTCTGGGGCAGCTGCGGGAGCTGCACCTCAGCGGCAACTCGCGCCTCACCTCCCTGCACCCAAACGCCTTCCGGGGGCTGCGAAACCTCGCCAGCCTGGATTTATCCCACTGCAGGATCTTCGAAATCCACCCGCTGCTGTTTTCCCACCTGCCCTCTCTAGAAAGGCTCGACTTGGCCTCCAACAACATGCGCTACGTCCCGCGAGCCTTCGGGAACCTCTCCAGCCTGGCGACGCTCTCCCTGGAGGGAAACCACATCGAAGCGCTGGGCAGAGACTCCCTGCGGGACCTGGAAGCCTTGTACGAGCTGAACCTCCGGAGGAATCGGATATGGATCATTCAGACCGGCGCTTTCGCAAAGCTCCTCAGGTTGGGCGTGTTAAATTTAGGCCACAACCACATCGCCGATTTGCCTAATCGGCTTTTCGACGGCTTGATCCAGCTCAAGACCCTGCACCTCGAAGCCAACCGGCTCACCGGGGTCGGCTGCGCCTTTCGGCAGCTGCCTAACCTGAGGAGCCTCTACCTGAACAACAACCAGCTCTCCTCCATCTCCCCCTCGGCTTTCGCCCGCCTGACCAAGCTGCGCTTCCTCCACCTGAACAAGAACAACCTCAGCTCCCTTCCCGCCCGCCTCCTCGCCCAGCTGCCCGGGCTCAAACACGTCTTCCTGgcccacaacccctggcagtgCGGCTGCGGCCTGCTCTGGGTCTCGCGGCGCGCGGCCAGCTCCGGCGGCACCGTGgaggggctgccctgcgccctcCGGCCGGGGGCCTCCGCcgcctgccccccgccgccggagCTCGGCCCCGAGGACGAGTGCGGGGCGGCCGATGCCGGTGGGACCCCCGGGCCGCGCGCGCGTCCCGGCCGGCTGCTCCCCGCCGTGGTCGCCTGCCTCGCTTGGGGCTTGGCGAGGAGTGACGCCTCGCCGGCCGCGTTTTGA